A region of the Arachis hypogaea cultivar Tifrunner chromosome 15, arahy.Tifrunner.gnm2.J5K5, whole genome shotgun sequence genome:
TGTAATGCAACGATTACATGCCTCCTCAATGGGTACTTTCGAGGGAAAGTATGATGGCATAAGCAATTTTGTTATCTTCTGAGCCACAGGAGGTTGATCACTAGCAAGGATAGACAATAGTGAATCAAGCTCCACCACCTCCAGAATATTCAAAAAAAGAACAGTCAGCAAACCAATCAGAATGCATAATATTACCAAATACATAAGAAACAAGAACATTGTAATCAACACTGACTTCAAGAACATGTACCTTGTTGAACTGAAAATTTCTGACGTCCTCTAGGTGTACTAAGAGATCTGCTGCAGCAATTCGAACCGTGAGAACATTGTCCAGCATTAAATGCCGAAGTCTTGGCAAGAGAACCTTAAGAATTTCATGAGAGTGGGGATTGCCAAGCAAATAAATTATGCCATTTAACATGGAAACCCTCACTTCACTGCATGCATCATGAGACATGTCATCAAATAGTTTTGTAATTATCTTTGTTATGATTGGTGAAGGAATAATTTCCCAAAACAGATGAAGCACACGACAGGAACCCTCAACAGCAATTGTTCTCACTTGTGGACAATCATCTTTAAGTAACCTTTCTAATAAGAAGAACTGCTTATCAAGCAATATATCTTTCTCCTCTTTCGTAGCATCAGGGTCTTCAAGAGGGAACAAGTCAAGAAGTAAATGTAAAGCATTCTGCCTAACATTTGAGTTTGCAACCTATTGCAAAGAACGCAAAGTAAAATTCAGAACGTATGGAAAGATAATAACAGTTTAATTGACTGATTCAGAAAGTTCTGCTTAACAATCATTCTCTTACCTGCAAGGACCTAAATATCACAGGCTCAGCAAGCTGAAACAGAAGCTTCTCAACTCCATCTGTGGTCCTTTGTTCAACAAATGCTCCAAAAATCCTTCTAATATATGAAGCAAGGGCTGAAGAACCAGCATGTATAGCAGCTTCGATCATCTCCTGCAAGAACCCATTCTCAATTTCGCTTTTCGAATCCCCTTCAGCTGCTTTCCATGCCCGAAACAGGATATCCCCGTAAGACTCAAGCATCGACTTCCTCCCAAACGGTATCTGGGAGCGAATCATAGCCAAAACTTCCTTCGCTAACTGTTGGCTCAGACCAAACACGAACGAGAGGAATTTCCTTCCGTCCTCTGTCTTCAAATACAGCGGCGAAATCACGCAACGAACCAGCAACAGCTTCAAATCCTCGATGCTGTCGTCGTCAAAGTCAAACAGAGCAAAAGCCTCCCGGAGCGTGTAGACCTTGTGCACGTCGACCTTCTTCTTCACCGTGAGAGATCTCGCGAGGAGAAAAGGGAGAGTCTGCGAGATTAAAGACTCTCGGCCGGGAAGATTGTCCTTCCACCATTCCTCGCACAAGCACTCGATCGACGAGGAAAGAACCGAGTCGGACTCGAACACGATCAAGTTATCGTGAAGCACCTGAACTCCCGGGAGCAAATCCGACGGCGAGAACGGTTTCTTGGGGTGCGAGACGCAAAGTTGCGCGATATGCGCGAGAATTTGGAGGCGCTCGAGAATTTTGTCCTTCTCATCATCCGGGTTGGCGAGTGGGGGATCGAGGCGAGAAGAGCGACGGAGGCGCTTGGAGGGAGGGGTGCGAGGGGATTTGGTGGGGCTGAGGGTTGTTGGAGGGTTTGGTTGAAGAAGGTTGTGGAAGGATTGAATTGCGGAGGAGATTGAATTGCAGAGGGATTGAGGGAGTGTAGAGGAGAGTTCGGAGGATGGTTTGATGGCGTGAATTTGGGTTTTGAGTGATGGCTTCGAGGTTTTGAGAGTTAGCTTTGTGGCTGAAGAAAGGAATTCTTCTGCGGATGAAGGAAGCCTCTTCTTCATGGCGTCCGTTTGGTGAGGGAGGAGGGAAAGTGTtccattttcaaattctctttcaaatTTCGGAACGTGTTCTCCACTTTTCCATTTGGGCTTATCAAGTGGGCTCAACCTAGAACATACACAAGGCTTCTTAAAGGGAGGTCCATTTAATGTTTTTCGTTTTTGCCCATTTGTACACAAACGCCAACTCTCTGGGAACTACCGCTAAATGGGCCTACTTAGCCTTGGTCCACATGAAATCCGGAATTTGTATGTAATTGTTTGAGACCCATCGTGTTGCCTTGCTAGTTGCTAAGATCTCGCCAagaatcgaactcttgaccttttgaatctagaactctaatactatatcatgaaaccactcatcccaaaagcctAACTTGACAGGACAATATAACACTAAcagtcatatctctaatacttcataAACCTGCaatgtacacattgtacgcttaggtcaTTGGCTCCTTATACTTATTCAAACGATAAAGATAGACTCGATACatgttttgaattataataaCCAAGTATAATAGAATATAGtagaacagaaaaaaaaaagagaggattcATTCTTAGAGTGATGTCGTAGTCGTTTGGTGACTAAGTTGAtaatgatataattaattatacaattaaatcaaacaagtCCTATATTTGTTGATACGGTAGTCtcccagaaaaagaaagaaaaaaatgaagctGCTAAGGAATTGAAGATATGATAGAGAAAGAAGGAACGTGTTTGGTTGTGAATTGTGAATTGAGGTTAAAAACCTGAACCCGGTCCCTCCCTCCATACTATAGTGCATATGATGCCGCGGATCTGTCGAGCTAACTTTGTCTTTAACTCAATTAATCTCTCAAACTCAGAGACAAAGAATTTTTGTCCAATCCAAACATGTATAGACACCAACGTTTTCCTCATGACATGCACATCATTAACAGCTAAAGCTCCGTTTAGTCGTACCATGTTATGTAATGTACATTTCTGTGCCGTGGTCCAACAACCACCATGCATGTCTCTGCAACGTAATTAAATCTTGTTTGCTCCTTCATTAATTAATAGTTAAGAATAGATATGGCGAACTTAACATATTAAATTAAAGCTTATCTGAAGAATATAATGTAGAGCATAGAGGCCTTACTTCATCGTCATCATGGAATCACTCACGGGTGGAAACTGTCCTCATCAATGTTATTCCCCCTATGCTGTAGCTCTATCATAATTAATTTAAGTGCAGTTTAAATTTTGCCAAGACTCCATTCGTACTCTTTTGTCAAATGTATATGTATTTCCAATTCTCAATATATATCGCCACTTGTGAACTAAACTAATTATATTAATCTCTCTGTTACTCTCTTTTATGAGAAATTTTTGTGTCTCTATTTTTACAATTATCATCTATctgttacatatatatatatatatattattcagcTATGATGGATCATGTGAATATGGTATGTGTCAGATGAGTAGGATTAGGTCAATAATTCAATATAGTCCGACCATAGCTGAAAAATTAACAGcaaattaaaactttaaacaGGAAGGGTGAAGAGAATCTATCTTGTTGAGTAGTTCTCCATGTGAACCAAGGAGGAATATGAGGAACCAACCCCACAGTAATTTGTTTAGAGCAAAATACAAGAAGAGTTCATGCCAGACTGGATAAGCATGCTTGTGCTTGTGAAGGACACACATTCTGACACCATTAATATTTTCCTTATAATCTCCCATGCATCTCTAATTTTACTAACAGAAAACCATCATCTGCATGCTGGGCCCTCTTAGGACAAAGTTTTTAGTCATTTCTTCTCTCAGTAAAATATATTGTTATCTAATAATAGATACAAGCCTTGAGCCTGCTTCAACTTGAAGGCTTCAAGCCGATTTGTCATCAGTCCCAGATATTCTTTTCATGATTTCAGCTCTGTACAAACTATATACGTatatccattattattattgtagtattctttttgtctcttattattattattctcctTAACTAAAGTGTACTgttattattcattaaattattatAGAGTACATAGTATATATGCATTTCACTACCACGCAAACTTtgattaaattcaatgataacatataagaattttacccttttctatttttttgtgaaACTTATATCAATTTGATCTTTATATATAGACATAGGCACTGCAAGAGCACCGTACCAATCCTACTACATTTTTTGTTGGGCTGTCTTATATCCTATTTTatccaattatatatatatatattcataaaaTTAGCTGAAAAAAAAGGATCCCAATAGTCATATCATGTCAGCAGATGATGAGAATAGAGGGAAGTAGTATCCCAGATGCACTTGAAAATAAAGTAGTCTCCCATGTTCCAAGCAAActaaaaaaatctgattcaactTTACAAATGGCCCAAGCAAGCAACCCAGATGTTACACACAtacatcaaatcaaatcaaacaaaACCAATTCCCCATTCTCGGTGGCTTTCAGCCTTTTCAAAGTCACATAACAAATAAAGCATCCCATTTAAAAGGGTAGGCCTATTGCTTTAATTCCTACTTGCTAtaatgttgttgttattatttcctTGCATACATTACATACAAacctatatatattaaattaaaaatgcaaTACCCTCTTCATTTCAAAATTAgggggaagaaaaaaaaaacgaaagtaAACACTGCCCAAAATTACTAGGGACAAGTAGTCTTCAATGTAGCTTTCTCTGGTTCTCTAGCTCATCATCTTTGCAATTCTGTTTCACCTTCCTTCAATGTAGGTTAAAGCTAGccacttttttttatctttttatttatttactcctcctttttctcctttttttttctctatcaTCTTGGTTGTGACTTGGGAAAAAAACTTTTTGTTGGgtagtgaaaaaaataaaaccccAATCATCAATACCAAATCATTCCACAAAAATGGTGGATGACACTCACTAGACCTATAATTATAAACtaacaagaatcaattttttcttagagaaaaagaaaaaaaagaaaaacctatGATTCAATCATCAGTGAAATGAAAAACACCAACTAAATCAATGGTGGATGATGAACCACAAACTAGTGACGATGTAGCTTCTTGTAGTTTTCAGTTTCCTCAGTGTCCTGAAAAGAAAGTTTTCTCTTAACTCCGGAACAAGTGGTGTCAGATTGATTCTCAAGAACACACGTGGAGTTCGATTGGTTTGACATTAAATTCGAGCAAGGGGTCTTAACTTTGTTCCTCCTCTTTTCCTGTATAAGATTATAACAGGAAAATACATCTCCCTGTTgcataaacataaacatagaCCAAAACATCATCAAACTCTGTTCTGTTCTGTTCAATTCACACAATAAAAAACAATGAACTTGTTTGGTCCGTTCACTATACTAACTGAAAAAAACTCACACTTTCTAGATTGCCCCAAGATGAGATTTTTCTTATCCTAAGATCCATGGTCTTTCTTGTTAATGTAGCATCAACTGCTGCTAATATTGCAGCGGAGGCTATTATAGATGGCcgttgatccatcaaattaacATCTGCATTAGaaacccccccaaaaaaaaaagtaaagttaaGGTCTTATTTATTGGTAATAATATAAAACTAGTATTTCATGAAAGGATtgattgaattatcaaaaaattaCCTTTGACCATGGCTACAATGTGTTGGGTGGCTTTTGTGATGATTGTGTGTGAATTGGATCCAGGGCAGAACTTTGTGAGAAAGTAATGGAGATAAGAAAAAggagttggtgatgatgatcccATTTTCCAATCCAAGGTAGCAAGAATCAGAAGCTCCATGTTCTTAATCACTTTGCTCTCAAATCTGTATTCAACTATTGGATATTCAGAGAGAGGAGGCACATTTTGCTCTTCCATTTTTGCTGCAAGAGATAAGCATGCTACCGATAATAATTGAATAGCCCAAGGTTTTGATTCCTACATCATTAAAAGAAACAAACCCATtattcaaactaaaaaaaatgataataataagatAGTCACTATATAATCTCCAATGAGTTTGGTACTTACATCAATGGATCGTTTTGAAAGAAACCGATCAAAGTAGGAGACTGATAAATAAGCTGTGTGAACTTTGAATCCAAGTTTGGCCTGTGTCTGAatcaaacaatgaaaaaagcttTCCATAAAATAAAACAATCCAAAAGACAAATTGCAAAAACTGTAAGAACAAGAATGAAACTAACATTGAAAATCCAATCAATGGCATCAAAACGAGCAGTCCTCAACCAGAATCTGGCGGCGGAGCAATCATCATGATTGTGGAATCCAAAAGCAGTTTCTTGGCTGAACAAATACTCAATgtattcctcttcatcttcctcatgaAAAACAATCCCAGTGTGTTCATTTTCATCATCATAGTTGTCTTCAAAGAAGCAAGCTTCACCTTCTTCTTCACACATTAGACTTGACAAAGAAAAAGAGGTGGCAGTGAGAGAGCTCcccatttttctgtttttagtaATCTGAAATCTGAAAGTTGAGTTATGCTAAGCTCACTTGTCTTGGCATTTGTAACCTCTAAATAGTTGAAGAGAGTGTGGAGTGAGTGGGGAATGAAATATACCGGTTTTTGTGCCGCCAAAAATAAACACAATAAGGAGGGAGTGTAGGACGTTAATTAGCGGTTACACAGTTTTTCACTACTAAACTATAACTATAATTATACCctatatgtattttatttgaaattGGATTTTGTATCTTTTAAATTTACTATATTTTCTTTGAAAAAACAAAATGTGATGGGAGATTGTTAAGAATTGAGCTATGGTACATGGTACACCACTTTTGGGGTCTTCCCCTACAGTTTAGGGACAGCTGTAGGATATGGTCACCTTTGTCCCATGTGGTTTGCTCTTAGCTACCTAGATGAACCCTCATCACTCCTCCACCTTAGcttgcatgaatttaattttttatgtatattcatAGTTATAAGTTTTAGAATAATGAATACAGAATGAATATAACAAAagttagttattatatatatatagagtgagTTAACTAGTAATTCGGTACTTGAAAGATTTAGTCgttgacaaaaaaatttttaaaaaatgttatcaaCAAAATAGCTCCTAAATGATTTGAAAATACgacaaaaaaatcaataaatattatattttttgtaaataataaaaaacttttatattTAGTGAACGATTAtgtcaatatttaaataaatatatagaaagtgaacaaaaaaattcgaaacaaaatttgatctctagatttttttttatttttcaaataatgtggtcattcataataaatttt
Encoded here:
- the LOC112748318 gene encoding cyclin-D5-1-like — encoded protein: MGSSLTATSFSLSSLMCEEEGEACFFEDNYDDENEHTGIVFHEEDEEEYIEYLFSQETAFGFHNHDDCSAARFWLRTARFDAIDWIFNTQAKLGFKVHTAYLSVSYFDRFLSKRSIDESKPWAIQLLSVACLSLAAKMEEQNVPPLSEYPIVEYRFESKVIKNMELLILATLDWKMGSSSPTPFSYLHYFLTKFCPGSNSHTIITKATQHIVAMVKDVNLMDQRPSIIASAAILAAVDATLTRKTMDLRIRKISSWGNLESGDVFSCYNLIQEKRRNKVKTPCSNLMSNQSNSTCVLENQSDTTCSGVKRKLSFQDTEETENYKKLHRH